The following are encoded together in the Notolabrus celidotus isolate fNotCel1 chromosome 9, fNotCel1.pri, whole genome shotgun sequence genome:
- the egr3 gene encoding early growth response protein 3 isoform X2, with protein MDLGMGGEKTSGEIQYGSSFQSNRSGQTVTYLGKFAFDTPPSGGIGGSGWCSDNNIISLVSAGILGVSPSPGTVTTQTSSSAASMGGQTSDMEQVYGPPLPAYSTCSDLYQDQVSFHHSPATSTALAYPGNDYHSTSKAPMDGSLFSMIPDYNLFHHQGEVGVMEHKPFQTMDPIRVNPPPITPLETIRAFKDKQQIHPGFIGGQQHPPQHHPPPQTLTLKPIRPRKYPNRPSKTPVHERPHACPAENCDRRFSRSDELTRHLRIHTGHKPFQCRICMRSFSRSDHLTTHIRTHTGEKPFSCEFCGRKFARSDERKRHAKVHLKQKDKKPADKSSGAAGSHSSPPSSCGGPTVGTS; from the coding sequence ATGGATCTGGGCATGGGAGGTGAGAAGACATCAGGAGAGATTCAGTATGGATCCAGCTTCCAGTCCAACCGCAGCGGGCAGACTGTCACCTATCTGGGGAAGTTTGCCTTTGACACTCCTCCGTCAGGTGGCATCGGTGGCTCTGGCTGGTGCTCTGACAACAACATCATCAGTCTTGTCAGTGCGGGGATCCTCGGTGTTTCTCCATCACCAGGCACGGTAACAACGCAGACATCATCCTCCGCAGCCAGCATGGGCGGACAGACGTCAGACATGGAGCAGGTATACGGTCCTCCACTGCCTGCATACTCCACCTGCAGCGACCTGTACCAGGACCAGGTCTCCTTCCACCACAGCCCGGCCACCAGCACGGCACTCGCCTACCCTGGCAATGACTATCACTCCACATCCAAAGCCCCAATGGATGGCAGCCTTTTCTCCATGATCCCTGACTACAACCTTTTCCATCATCAGGGGGAGGTTGGTGTGATGGAGCACAAGCCTTTCCAGACAATGGACCCCATTCGAGTTAACCCTCCACCCATTACACCCCTGGAGACAATCAGGGCGTTCAAAGACAAGCAGCAGATTCACCCAGGTTTCATCGGCGGGCAGCAGCACCCTCCTCAGCATCACCCACCGCCACAGACTCTCACCCTGAAACCCATCAGACCGAGGAAGTACCCTAACCGTCCCAGCAAAACCCCCGTCCACGAACGTCCTCACGCCTGTCCTGCAGAGAACTGTGACAGACGCTTCTCACGCTCAGACGAGCTCACACGTCACCTCCGCATCCACACAGGTCACAAACCCTTCCAGTGCAGAATATGCATGCGCTCCTTCAGCAGGAGCGACCACCTGACCACACACATCCGCACACACACGGGGGAAAAACCCTTCTCCTGTGAGTTCTGTGGACGCAAGTTTGCCAGAAGTGACGAGAGAAAGAGACATGCAAAGGTTCACCTGAAACAGAAGGACAAGAAGCCGGCTGACAAGAGCAGTGGGGCTGCTGGGAGCCACAGCTCCCCGCCTAGCTCCTGTGGTGGGCCGACAGTGGGGACGTCATGA
- the egr3 gene encoding early growth response protein 3 isoform X1, which produces MTGKLAEKLPLTMSSLINTIPDSLYPEEDIPTSMNIFTSTESINHYSQMNTDNIMDLGMGGEKTSGEIQYGSSFQSNRSGQTVTYLGKFAFDTPPSGGIGGSGWCSDNNIISLVSAGILGVSPSPGTVTTQTSSSAASMGGQTSDMEQVYGPPLPAYSTCSDLYQDQVSFHHSPATSTALAYPGNDYHSTSKAPMDGSLFSMIPDYNLFHHQGEVGVMEHKPFQTMDPIRVNPPPITPLETIRAFKDKQQIHPGFIGGQQHPPQHHPPPQTLTLKPIRPRKYPNRPSKTPVHERPHACPAENCDRRFSRSDELTRHLRIHTGHKPFQCRICMRSFSRSDHLTTHIRTHTGEKPFSCEFCGRKFARSDERKRHAKVHLKQKDKKPADKSSGAAGSHSSPPSSCGGPTVGTS; this is translated from the exons ATGACAGGGAAACTAGCGGAGAAGCTCCCTCTTACCATGAGCAGTTTAATAAACACGATCCCTGACAGTCTGTACCCAGAAGAGGACATCCCGACGTCAATGAATATTTTCACCAGTACGGAATCTATAAACCACTACTCACAGATGAACACAG ATAATATCATGGATCTGGGCATGGGAGGTGAGAAGACATCAGGAGAGATTCAGTATGGATCCAGCTTCCAGTCCAACCGCAGCGGGCAGACTGTCACCTATCTGGGGAAGTTTGCCTTTGACACTCCTCCGTCAGGTGGCATCGGTGGCTCTGGCTGGTGCTCTGACAACAACATCATCAGTCTTGTCAGTGCGGGGATCCTCGGTGTTTCTCCATCACCAGGCACGGTAACAACGCAGACATCATCCTCCGCAGCCAGCATGGGCGGACAGACGTCAGACATGGAGCAGGTATACGGTCCTCCACTGCCTGCATACTCCACCTGCAGCGACCTGTACCAGGACCAGGTCTCCTTCCACCACAGCCCGGCCACCAGCACGGCACTCGCCTACCCTGGCAATGACTATCACTCCACATCCAAAGCCCCAATGGATGGCAGCCTTTTCTCCATGATCCCTGACTACAACCTTTTCCATCATCAGGGGGAGGTTGGTGTGATGGAGCACAAGCCTTTCCAGACAATGGACCCCATTCGAGTTAACCCTCCACCCATTACACCCCTGGAGACAATCAGGGCGTTCAAAGACAAGCAGCAGATTCACCCAGGTTTCATCGGCGGGCAGCAGCACCCTCCTCAGCATCACCCACCGCCACAGACTCTCACCCTGAAACCCATCAGACCGAGGAAGTACCCTAACCGTCCCAGCAAAACCCCCGTCCACGAACGTCCTCACGCCTGTCCTGCAGAGAACTGTGACAGACGCTTCTCACGCTCAGACGAGCTCACACGTCACCTCCGCATCCACACAGGTCACAAACCCTTCCAGTGCAGAATATGCATGCGCTCCTTCAGCAGGAGCGACCACCTGACCACACACATCCGCACACACACGGGGGAAAAACCCTTCTCCTGTGAGTTCTGTGGACGCAAGTTTGCCAGAAGTGACGAGAGAAAGAGACATGCAAAGGTTCACCTGAAACAGAAGGACAAGAAGCCGGCTGACAAGAGCAGTGGGGCTGCTGGGAGCCACAGCTCCCCGCCTAGCTCCTGTGGTGGGCCGACAGTGGGGACGTCATGA